A single window of Sebastes umbrosus isolate fSebUmb1 chromosome 16, fSebUmb1.pri, whole genome shotgun sequence DNA harbors:
- the crip1 gene encoding cysteine-rich protein 1, whose translation MPKCPKCDKEVYFAEKVTSLGKDWHRPCLKCEKCAKTLSPGSHAEHEGKPYCHKPCYSAMFGPGGFGRGGAESHKY comes from the exons ATGCCAAAGTGTCCAAAGTGTGACAAGGAAGTTTACTTTG CCGAGAAGGTGACATCACTGGGCAAGGACTGGCACAGGCCCTGTCTGAAGTGTGAGAAGTGCGCCAAGACGCTGTCGCCGGGCTCACATGCAGAG CATGAGGGCAAGCCATACTGTCACAAACCCTGCTACAGTGCGATGTTTGGACCTGGAG GATTTGGACGTGGTGGAGCCGAGAGCCACAAATATTAA